From a single Silene latifolia isolate original U9 population chromosome 6, ASM4854445v1, whole genome shotgun sequence genomic region:
- the LOC141588820 gene encoding uncharacterized protein LOC141588820, translating into MGWQCSCHTIRKGQTVSGAQTAELIREVTDSEIYEALVSIPSNKSPGLDGYTSQFYKDAYKTVGKDVIKAAITTQLVAEMNFRHAEKVYVTYTESGISHEGHELHIDTDDLYNSEYEGLSQNEASYEDFCVANKNSEDFMAIKLDMAKAYDRVEWKFLERVLVTFGFDRERVARVLSCVSTVSWEAVK; encoded by the exons ATGGGTTGGCAATGTTCATGTCATACTATAAGGAAAGGGCAGACTGTCTCTGGGGCACAGACTGCTGAGCTAATCAGAGAGGTGACTGATAGTGAAATCTATGAAGCTTTGGTTTCTATCCCCTCCAACAAATCTCCAGGACTTGATGGATACACTTCTCAGTTTTACAAAGATGCATATAAAACTGTTGGTAAGGATGTCATAAAGGCTGCAATAACAA ctcagttagttgCTGAGATGAACTTTAGGCACGCAGAGAAGGTATACGTTACCTACACCGAGAGTGGTATTTCCCATGAAGGACATGAGTTGCATATCGATACTGATGATTTGTATAACTCGGAGTACGAAGGTCTATCTCAAAATGAAGCATCATACGAAGATTTCTGTGTT GCTAATAAGAACTCAGAGGATTTTATGGCGATTAAGCTCGACATGGCGAAAGCATATGACCGGGTGGAGTGGAAATTTTTGGAACGAGTTCTTGTCACATTTGGTTTCGACAGGGAACGGGTTGCGAGAGTTTTATCATGCGTCTCGACGGTTTCTTGGGAAGCCGTCAAGTGA